The sequence tcatttaaatttttaatcaaaacatattaaatcaatttgacCGAACTTATACTCTATTTCCACCGGGTTCCAGGTTGAGTCATTGAGCTGGTATGATTTTCTTGACTATGATGTTCACAAACCCATAAATCTAGAATCGTCGATAAACCAAAATAGATTTAttatatactaattttaaagataaagtttctaattattattaaaaaaggaGAAGTAAGAAAAGTTCTCTTGTAATCTCAGGAACCAAGAGAACCCACCAGCCCGTGACGAAGTGCAGGTGGCTAGTACAACTGTTTTGATTCATATAGATCGAGTCTATGAAAAAGGCTTCAATGGAACAATTACTCTGCTATATTTGTTGACAGTGCCATCAGTAAGAGATTGTCTTCTTCAGCTACGATTATAATTTGGAAGTGAGCTTCATTTTTATTTGGGAATTTTGGCAGACGAGTAGTCTTGACGCAGCACACAGTTGAGACAGAAGAAGATTGAAAGCACTCAATCGGCCATCTAAGGTTAAAAACTATATTACACTGATTCATTACCCTAAAAGGCACGTCATCAGTCAGAACAAAGCACTCATATAGGGATAAGAATCCTCTCATCATGCAGCTTGATTGGTGCACTATTATACCAACGCAATGCTGCTCTCACCGCCAGGGGGCTTGCGGACACCACCAAGATAATCTCTGGATGCTGCTTTTCCATCAGCAAAGATGTCACTGCCACTCATTTCTTTCAGTTTTGCCGTGCTTAGTGGTTTTTCAGCAGATCCAGGAGGAACATCTCCCTTGAAAATATCATTGCCGGTCAGCTCATGAAACTTCTGGTCGTGTATTTTCTTTGCTGTCTTCATGACTGGTTCTTCACCAAACAGGATATTACTCTGACCTCCAGCAGGCTATAGAAGTTACGGCCAAAATTCAATGGGGATTAATTAGCTAAAACCAAAGATCACCGCATATCCACAGAGAAGTCAGGATAGTTTCAACAAGCACATGCATCAAGGAAACCAAAGTTGAATTTTGCACTTACCAATAAAACAACTACAGATATGGGACCCTAGTTATTAGGATTAGAATTAAGAAGCACACGTGCCTTCCAACATGATGCTTGAAGATGATTGGACTTTTGAGATGAATATATTCATATTTACGGAGTATATAGAAGACTGTATTCATGTTTTAttggtcaacagaaaacaaaaattcagaCAGGagataaaaaaggataaaacatAGAGCAACTTAGCATCCAATAGATTCCGTGCCAGAATAAAAACTCTAGAAATGACAAACATCGGAAATCTTCTATGATATAAGAACACTTGAAACGATGCATTATAAGGTAACATACCTAGTCATGGTGGGAAACTCTTGCAGCATTTAACAAGCATGAGAGAACTGAGCTGCGCTTCTATTGACAATTTGCATTTTACTAGTTCGTTGTAAATCAACACATGGTAGGGAGGCTTCTATCAAGTCACTATTTCTATAGATGGACCTCACTGATGGTAATGACCACTTCATAACTCAACATTTGGCTCAAAGACCCCATAAAGGTACGTAGAATGCAACAACATGACACTACCTTCCTACTAGAAATAGAATATCAAcccataaacaaacaaacaaacacaagaaatttttttatacaacacATGATGCAGAGACTCACATTTGAAACTTTGATGGATGTGTGAATGTTTTGAGGTGCAGGTTCCcagatgtctttgttttctttagttTCCAAGGAGTGTGCACCAGCCAGTGACCGAGGAACAATTTCATCAGGAGGGGAAAAAATGTCATGCCCACTAATCTCCTTGAATTTAGCATTTGATGTTTGCCTCTTGCTCTTCATGTCCGCATCATTTTGCATTGTCCCGCTTAACTCACGCTGCTTTGCCACTTCTGGGATAGAGGTAGGCTTCTTAAGGGAGATGCTCTCGTCAACACTAAATGATATTTGGCTCATTCCAGTCACTGCTTGCTGAAAATCCAataattgcaaagaaaaaaggagaataGCCATCAATATTGATCTTTGCTGCACAAGTGATTACAAATGGTGATAATGAATTTTCTTAATAAAGATCACTAAATAAGTACCTGATAAACACGCACTGTGGTTCTGTTATTAGGATTAGCACCACCAGATTCAGATTCACCATCTTGACCATTAAATATGCTACTGCCACTCatctcatttaatttatatccTGAACATGgctttctacaaaaaaaaatgaagggaatGATTCAGATGGCTCAGAGAAAGCACCCATGAAAAACTGAcattgatttataaaataaccGTTGTATGCAAAGTTTGAAGGTTGCTAAGTTGGAAACCCATTAGGAGCACGGAAAATATTGTTGTGCTGTATGTTAAGGCAGGTGTTAATTTGCTTGAAAGTCAAAACTAAATCGTCTGCCAAAAAACAGACCGATCTACCTTTCTAGAATAATAAGACCATGCCAATCAATTTAGACAAATTGCAAATGCACATGTGAAATCAATCATCGAAGTACTTAGTACGATTCaattaaaacaagtaaaaatatcaaattgtttGCACTGAAGAATCGCCTAAACTTAAAAGTTGATTAGTTTTAACAACGAGGAGTTCCATATTCAAGTATCTAACAACTTGATCATAACCTGATAAGGACTCTATATCATATTGAAGAACCACCATACCTAAGTGTAGGGATGCATATGATCTGAGCCGTTCATGAGCCCCCACAAAGAAATTAACTATAACTACCTACAAAAGTTCACCAccaaccattttctttttctatttagaCAGAAAGCAAAAagttttatctataaaaaattaaatcaattgcCATATCTGTTATCACATTAACTATCTTTACAAAAAGAAACTAAGCCATTTCATTAACGAAGTTACTCTTCAAAACCtgtcaatcaatttttttcctttcttcaaaactttcaatttaattgCTTATTATAGTCATTAACAACCACAGAACAGAAAATGCAGCCATGATCCGATTCCAATAGAGAAAGGggggaaataataataataaaaatgaacaatttttcacaaaacattttatatttaataaaacagaaaactaaaaaatcttaaaacttaaaacacaaatatatatatatatatatatatatatatatatatatatatatatatatatatatcgaagGAGACAAAGGGGGAATCTTTACTTCTTCATGAGactctctgcttcttcttgagAAACCTGACCTCCAAACAGCACTTTACTGATTTTATCAGACGGCTGTGAAATAATGCATAACAAATTCAGATACAGAGGGAAAAATTGACTAttttatgtaataataataaaagatagcGTGGTACCTGGTGGGGGCGGTGGGAAGAGGCGGAAGGAGGAGTGGCAGAAGGAGGAGACACCTTCCACGTCAGCAGATCGGCGGTGGAAGTGTGTGGT is a genomic window of Populus alba chromosome 5, ASM523922v2, whole genome shotgun sequence containing:
- the LOC118031616 gene encoding uncharacterized protein, coding for MERNAAVRKPHTSTADLLTWKVSPPSATPPSASSHRPHQPSDKISKVLFGGQVSQEEAESLMKKKPCSGYKLNEMSGSSIFNGQDGESESGGANPNNRTTVRVYQQAVTGMSQISFSVDESISLKKPTSIPEVAKQRELSGTMQNDADMKSKRQTSNAKFKEISGHDIFSPPDEIVPRSLAGAHSLETKENKDIWEPAPQNIHTSIKVSNPAGGQSNILFGEEPVMKTAKKIHDQKFHELTGNDIFKGDVPPGSAEKPLSTAKLKEMSGSDIFADGKAASRDYLGGVRKPPGGESSIALV